The Ostrinia nubilalis chromosome 11, ilOstNubi1.1, whole genome shotgun sequence genomic sequence AGTCTCTAGATCATTAATACCTAGTTATAGTGAGTAAAATcagataaaatatttacaataatgTGTTCTGTTTCTATTCCAGTATGAAGTCGAACTCGGTGGTGAGCGGCGACAAggagccggcgccggcgccgtcGCCCGCTGACTCCGGCGTCGCTGAGCTTGAGAGAGACCACCACGACTACGGGTAAGTCATGAGACTACCTACCTTAGTTTCGGCTAAATGACGTCTGCTGCTGGAAAAAGGGCTCCCCCAATGATCAAGATTTCCACACTGACAGGTGCTGCTCccatccaggtgcttcctgccactttcaccagattgtcggttcACCTAGGCCTCCCCACAAATacatcttccggcccgtggGTGCCACTCTAAAATTTTACTGCCCCGACGGCCCTCAGTTCTATGAGCCATGTGCAAAAAGAGCCCATAGAGCATCCCCTCTTATTTGTTTGTGCACTTTTATCTTTATGTAACTCATGTAATTCCCAAACGCACGAATGAACCTATTTGGATCCAGTTTTGTCTACTTATTTGGATCCACATttctctcatcatcatcatcatcatttcagccataggacgtccactgctgaacataggcctcccctaatgctttccacgttgatcgatcgACATTTCTCTCTCTGTCTGTTAACTCATTTAGCTCCCATACATACATGAACCAATTTTGATCAAGTTTTCTCCCAATTCCAGCACCACCGACCGCCTAAGAAGCCACGAGGTGCGCGTGCGAGCCCCGCGCGGGCTCATGCTGCAGAGCTACGCGCCTCGCTCGCGGGACGAGCGGGACAACGAGCTAGCGAGGGTTAGGCGGGACAGGGCGCTGCTAAGACAAAGGCTAGAGGATACCGAGTGGAGCCTGTGTCAACGAGCTGGCGAGATTGCACTGTTGAAGACGCAGCTGAAGGATGCACAGGTTGGTTACTTTCTCAGAGACGTCTTCTTAGGCTCATGTTACAAAACTACGCGGTTGCGGGACAGGGCGCTGCTGAGGCAGAGGCTAGAGGATACCGAGTGGAGCCTGTGCCAGCGGGCTGGCGAGATCGCACTGCTGAAGACACAACTGAAGGATGCACAGGTTGGTTATCTTCTCAAAGACGTCTTCTTAGGCTCATGTTGCAGAGCTACGCGCCTCGCTCGCGGGACGAGCGGGACAACGAGCTAGCGAGGGTTAGGCGGGACAGGGCGCTGCTGAGACAAAGGCTAGAGGATACTGAGTGGAGCCTGTGCCAACGAGCTGGCGAGATCGCACTGCTGAAGACGCAGCTGAAGGATGCACAGGTTGGTCACCTTCTCTAAGACGTCTTCTTCTTAGGCTTGTGTTACAAAGCTACGCGCCTCGCTCGCGAGACGAGCGGGACAACGAGCTAGCGAGGGTTAGGCGGGACAGGGCGCTGCTGAGACAGAGGCTAGAGGACACCGAGTGGAGCCTGTGTCAACGAGCTGGCGAGATTGCACTGTTGAAGACGCAGGTGAAGGACGCACAGGTTGGTACCTTCTCTAAGACGTCTTCTTCTTAGGCTCATGTTGCAAAGCTACGCGCTTGCGGGACGAGCGTGACAACTAGCTGGCGAGGGTTAGGCGGGACAGGGCGCTGCTGAGGCAGAGGCTAGAGGATACGGATTGGAGTCTATGCCAGCAGGCTGGAGAGATAGCACTGTTGAAGACGCAGCTGAAGGATGCACAGGTTCGTTAGCTTTATATGGATCTACCTATATGTACTTGTATGGCGAACAAAAGCTCGGGTTGGTGATAAAATCGGTTGTAGGAAGAACATGATAGCAAAGGTTCTCTCTAGACCTAACTAGgtctaataatattacaaaattctcAAGAACCATTTACCTGAATGGTTTGTCTACTTTTCAATATCACAGCGACATCTACAACAACAGTGAAACACTACTATTCAAACTGAACTTAGACATTCATCAAACGATATGAAGTTCGAACCTGCTCGCTAGATGTCGCTAGTAGTCACAATTTTTTGTTGCCACTCGACAACTAGTACGAGTAGAACATATCGAGCTAGTGATAAAAAATGTAGATAAACGTGGGAACGAAtctttttgtttcaaaacaatTTACTTTATCTAATCACGAGAATGCGGACCACATGCAAACAAACGACTCGAGTTTACAAACAGTCGCTGAGATTACACAATTATAATGTTGCTACTTACACAAATTAATTTCTTCCATTTTTTTCCAGAACGAACAAACAGCGAAAGGCCATGAATATCTCACTCTCAAAGCAGACTGTCGCCAACTGAGAGAGGCGctcgacaaaaaagaaaaagaaataatgaGACTCCGAGCGGAATCAGAGGAGAAGGAAAAAACGGCCAACCGGCTGCAAGCAGAAGTTGACCGACTCACCAACGACCTGATGGAAAGCGTCTCCGATCTAACCAAGACTAAAGAATCGAGCAAAAACGAAATCGAGCGGCTAAAAACGGAACTGAAAGAGCTCAGACAAGAACTATCCGACGTTTCCCTCAGCGGCTACGAAGGGATCGAGTGCGGGCGAACGATGAGGGGAATATACGACGTTTGCAAAAATAACGAGTATCACTGGAATTCTAATGACAGCGCATTAGAAGACGCCGAAGTCCAAAGACTGAATGGGGAGATGCCCGACCCTTGCGGGAGCCCGTGCCCCGCTAGCGTGTCCCTCGACCGACTCAAATGCGAGATGGAAGCAAAAGAAGCACAGTTCAACAACGAAAGGAGAAAGTGGTCGGAGGAGAAGGACAAAGTGCTCAGATACCAGAAGCAGTTACAACTCAACTACGTCCAAATGTTCAAGAGATCGCGCACTTTAGAAGCAGAAGTGGACGGATTGAGGCTAGAACTGGAATTGTGCAACAAAAACATGAAGAACATCAACAAACACGGCAAAACTATTGAGTTGTAACGCTACCAAATTATATTAGTAATATTGTAAAGGATAAACAAAGCGCTAAGATACCAGAAGCGGTTACAGCTCGAAAACACTATATTGAAGATTataaaaaagataatttaaaatacaacttagataaaacaaaaaatataagcaATAAATAAGGAATCAATAGAGTTGTAACGCTACCAAATTAGATAGTAATATTTATAAAGGCTATCCACGATTCTGTAAATATTCTAGTATAAGCTCGTATGATTTCTTGCCCCGATGTCAGTAACCTTCAGAACTTATACCATAAGTTTGTCCAAGGCATAATACTCAACTGGCAATCATTTAAATTATTGTACATTATTCAGTATCAGATATTATGTGTACTCGTAAGTGCCTAATTTAAGTAAATGTAGatattaataaaagtattcTTGATTATAATCGTGGTTTTAAAGAAACTCGAAATGTGCAACACGTGTTTATTGCATTCACACTTGCATACAAACATTTGGGAGCAGAACTTATGATATATTAAGACAATACTGTTGGGTTTGAACACATGAGAAATTCCGTAGAAATTGCTTCAATTAGTTTGTCAAATGTCGAGGTTTAGAATTTAGGTTTCAAATTGGACAGGCCCAAATTTCTGGACCTAAAAGTGAATCCTTCTCCTTTAAAATCAGTGTTGATTCTAGACGATTTTGCTGGTTCCACCTGAAATTAATTTCATAAGTATACATTTATACCtttaaaagtaagtaataaGGCACCTAGTAATGCACCTTGTGGAAATTTGTGACTTGAGAGACCAACCACACCTTCGGATCTGACAtcaaatttttattcaattcaaAAATCTTCCTACAAATGTGCGAACCAAATTATGTCTACAAATATTTGGAGGCTATACGTTTATGTAGATGATGTAATGGCA encodes the following:
- the LOC135076158 gene encoding leucine zipper putative tumor suppressor 2 homolog, with amino-acid sequence MGQTEEVRPSPRRRSPDLPPLPPPIQPCSGFLGNGKSVIRPIAFKPLGGRLSAGGERYGSTPVLASRPPSHMTLYGSSSDVREARWCGSPQPASLSALPPASLSTPLHQRHHSAIVMKSNSVVSGDKEPAPAPSPADSGVAELERDHHDYGTTDRLRSHEVRVRAPRGLMLQSYAPRSRDERDNELARVRRDRALLRQRLEDTEWSLCQRAGEIALLKTQLKDAQNEQTAKGHEYLTLKADCRQLREALDKKEKEIMRLRAESEEKEKTANRLQAEVDRLTNDLMESVSDLTKTKESSKNEIERLKTELKELRQELSDVSLSGYEGIECGRTMRGIYDVCKNNEYHWNSNDSALEDAEVQRLNGEMPDPCGSPCPASVSLDRLKCEMEAKEAQFNNERRKWSEEKDKVLRYQKQLQLNYVQMFKRSRTLEAEVDGLRLELELCNKNMKNINKHGKTIEL